One window from the genome of Pseudalkalibacillus hwajinpoensis encodes:
- the mngA gene encoding PTS 2-O-a-mannosyl-D-glycerate transporter subunit IIABC has product MNLQNVTSLDLIKINQNYATKREAIESLTEALEVAGKLSDRDQYFNAVLEREKLSPTGFEGGLAIPHGKSKGVKEAAFAVATVSKPIEDWESVDPTNEVDLVFLLAIPEAEAGSTHVSLLAELVTRLSDSTYKDQLVKMKTANELYEALGDAEDKPEEEEVTSKETRPLVLGVTACPAGIAHTYMAAEALMKAAKEMNVRMKVEKQGANGIEGRHSKKDLSEAVGVIFANDVAVKDQERFKHLPTVKTNVASPMKDGKGLIEKVLQKKQSSTSNTEHLDEMSEDEDNKPFKTEIKDSILTGISYIIPIIVAGGMISAFATLIAQGFGLEDVLATEGSWLFQVKTLGGLLLSTLMVPILAAYMAYSIADKPGLGPGFAAGVAANMIGSGFLGGMLGGFLAGYLLKYMKQKIKPSGTFAGFVSFWVYPVLGSLITILIMLFVVGEPVTWLNETLLNWLDGMTGTNAIILGALIGGFVSFDLGGPVNKAAYTFCIGAMASGNFIPYATFASVKMVSAFSVTAATIIANKSFSQSEKAVGKQTWILGLAGITEGAIPFMINDPLRVIPSLVAGSAVTGAIISVANIGLNVPGAGIFSLALLQGGTGGIMNAIIWFGAAVIGAAISTVLLILTRKQKIKKYGYEKALKQQAA; this is encoded by the coding sequence ATGAATCTACAAAACGTCACTTCTCTCGATTTAATTAAGATAAATCAAAATTACGCTACAAAACGTGAAGCGATTGAATCATTAACTGAAGCACTGGAAGTAGCAGGAAAGCTATCAGATAGAGATCAATACTTCAACGCTGTGTTAGAACGAGAGAAGCTTTCACCGACAGGTTTTGAAGGTGGACTTGCGATTCCGCACGGTAAATCAAAAGGTGTGAAAGAGGCAGCCTTCGCTGTAGCGACGGTAAGTAAACCAATAGAAGATTGGGAAAGTGTTGATCCGACTAACGAGGTAGATTTGGTCTTTCTTCTAGCTATTCCTGAAGCAGAAGCAGGATCAACCCATGTCTCCCTCTTAGCAGAGTTAGTCACACGCCTATCGGATTCAACTTATAAAGATCAATTAGTCAAAATGAAAACAGCAAATGAGTTATATGAGGCTCTTGGTGACGCTGAAGATAAACCGGAAGAGGAAGAAGTCACAAGTAAGGAGACTCGACCGCTTGTGCTAGGTGTTACGGCCTGTCCAGCAGGGATTGCTCATACTTATATGGCAGCAGAGGCTTTAATGAAGGCTGCAAAAGAAATGAATGTAAGAATGAAAGTAGAGAAGCAAGGTGCGAATGGTATTGAAGGTCGTCATTCAAAGAAAGACTTAAGTGAAGCAGTAGGCGTAATTTTCGCAAATGATGTAGCTGTAAAGGATCAAGAACGCTTCAAACACTTACCAACTGTGAAAACGAATGTCGCTTCCCCAATGAAAGATGGCAAAGGATTAATTGAAAAAGTCCTTCAAAAGAAACAATCTTCCACTTCAAACACGGAACATCTAGATGAGATGAGTGAAGATGAAGACAACAAACCTTTTAAAACTGAAATAAAAGATTCAATTCTAACGGGAATCTCGTACATTATCCCAATCATCGTTGCAGGTGGAATGATTTCAGCATTTGCCACACTTATTGCGCAGGGATTTGGGTTAGAAGATGTGCTAGCAACCGAGGGATCGTGGTTATTCCAGGTTAAAACGTTAGGTGGACTGTTACTTAGCACACTAATGGTTCCAATTCTTGCTGCCTACATGGCATACTCCATCGCGGATAAACCTGGTCTCGGACCTGGATTTGCAGCTGGTGTCGCAGCCAATATGATTGGAAGCGGATTCCTTGGTGGTATGCTTGGTGGTTTCCTTGCTGGTTATCTACTGAAATACATGAAGCAAAAAATTAAGCCTAGTGGTACTTTCGCAGGATTTGTAAGCTTTTGGGTGTATCCGGTGCTCGGTTCTCTTATCACCATTTTAATTATGTTATTTGTCGTTGGCGAGCCAGTTACGTGGCTAAATGAAACGCTACTTAACTGGCTTGATGGTATGACAGGAACGAATGCGATTATTTTAGGAGCATTAATTGGAGGGTTTGTATCCTTTGATTTAGGCGGTCCAGTCAATAAAGCAGCATACACATTTTGTATTGGAGCCATGGCGAGCGGTAACTTTATTCCTTATGCCACTTTCGCTTCAGTCAAAATGGTATCAGCCTTCTCTGTTACTGCAGCTACTATCATTGCGAATAAATCGTTTAGTCAAAGTGAAAAAGCCGTTGGGAAACAAACGTGGATTCTTGGTTTAGCTGGAATTACGGAGGGGGCAATCCCGTTTATGATAAATGACCCTTTACGCGTTATTCCTTCACTAGTAGCAGGATCAGCTGTTACTGGAGCGATTATTTCAGTGGCTAACATTGGTTTGAATGTTCCAGGTGCAGGTATTTTTTCACTTGCTCTCCTTCAAGGAGGAACGGGCGGGATTATGAATGCAATCATTTGGTTTGGTGCCGCCGTAATTGGTGCAGCAATTTCAACTGTACTTCTTATTTTAACTAGAAAACAAAAGATCAAAAAATATGGATATGAAAAAGCATTAAAGCAACAAGCAGCATAA
- a CDS encoding glycerate kinase family protein, with protein sequence MNVLIAMDSFKGSLSSKDAGEAVKFGIKRVFPDSVVDVIPVADGGEGSLEAIQTLPGHFVMVPIHQLDGKKRSARYYRTEQAAYIESAEAVGLHLISSDNLEPSRLTSYGVGELIQDAEEKGAKDIYVFLGGTGTTDGGLGMLQALGYTCFDHSCEELPLHQNPLLDTASIRESSSQLNANLYIVTDVDNPYAGQRGAAAVFGPQKGMKKEEIPTYDAALHRVADLLSLPPSQKGAGAAGGIGGSLYSLGATYVPGIEWMLELLKVEEKLAVADIAFTGEGQMDDQTAYGKVPSGVGKLAKKHNIPCFALAGQVVELVDNLYETLSGVLSIQQGCHSLEHALNPDVTKSQLAFSAEQVMRIWSSGRGN encoded by the coding sequence ATGAATGTATTGATTGCGATGGACTCGTTCAAAGGTTCTTTATCCTCGAAGGATGCAGGTGAGGCGGTTAAGTTCGGGATTAAGCGAGTATTCCCTGATAGTGTCGTTGACGTTATTCCGGTAGCAGACGGAGGAGAAGGGTCATTGGAAGCGATCCAAACATTGCCGGGACACTTTGTAATGGTGCCGATCCACCAGCTAGACGGAAAAAAACGAAGCGCTCGTTATTATCGAACAGAGCAAGCCGCGTACATTGAATCGGCTGAAGCGGTGGGGCTGCATTTGATTTCATCAGACAACTTAGAACCTTCACGTTTAACAAGCTATGGTGTTGGTGAGCTGATCCAGGATGCTGAAGAAAAAGGCGCTAAAGACATATACGTCTTCCTGGGAGGGACGGGGACCACCGATGGAGGGCTAGGAATGTTACAGGCCCTAGGGTATACGTGTTTTGATCATTCATGCGAAGAACTTCCTCTCCACCAGAATCCTTTACTAGACACCGCATCCATCCGTGAAAGTAGTAGTCAGCTTAATGCGAATCTTTATATCGTGACGGATGTGGACAACCCTTATGCAGGTCAAAGGGGAGCTGCTGCTGTTTTTGGACCGCAAAAAGGCATGAAGAAAGAAGAAATTCCGACTTATGATGCTGCTCTTCATAGAGTAGCAGATCTTCTTTCTCTTCCTCCTTCTCAAAAAGGAGCAGGAGCGGCAGGAGGGATTGGGGGATCACTCTATTCTCTTGGAGCGACTTATGTCCCTGGAATTGAGTGGATGCTTGAACTGCTAAAAGTAGAAGAAAAGCTCGCAGTGGCTGACATCGCTTTTACTGGGGAAGGGCAAATGGATGATCAAACTGCTTATGGGAAAGTTCCGTCTGGAGTTGGAAAACTTGCGAAAAAACACAACATCCCATGCTTTGCCTTAGCAGGGCAGGTTGTTGAACTGGTGGATAACTTGTATGAAACATTATCGGGAGTACTTTCGATTCAGCAAGGATGTCATTCATTAGAACATGCTCTTAACCCAGACGTAACAAAATCTCAATTGGCCTTTTCAGCGGAGCAAGTGATGCGTATCTGGAGTAGCGGAAGAGGTAACTAA
- the proB gene encoding glutamate 5-kinase, which yields MRKKRIVVKIGSSSLTNGKGEIDLVKLIDHVNALTLLRQEGHEVLLVSSGAVAAGFKELGYPARPVTLKGKQAAAALGQSLLIKSYIEEFNQRNISVAQILLTRPDFSNQERYKNAFDTLSELLARGVMPIINENDTVSTEELKFGDNDMLSALVSGLIHANELIILTDVNGIYDSNPATNPDAIKFHSITEISDKMIGQAGGAGSSAGTGGMKSKLIAAKTAVNLSVRVFIGHETGSEKLLRILSGVGDGTYISREKATSFPIKKQWIAMHSHVSGQLYIDEGAEKAIVLNGKSLLYGGIKQVVGSFEVGDVVEVLGKNGKLGKGQVRYSSAFLENVIQDHENESSTVEVIHRDQWVSEMMRS from the coding sequence ATGAGAAAGAAGCGAATTGTTGTTAAGATTGGGAGCAGTTCATTAACAAACGGTAAGGGAGAAATTGATCTAGTTAAGCTCATTGATCATGTTAACGCCCTCACATTACTTCGTCAGGAAGGACATGAAGTACTTCTTGTTTCTTCAGGAGCAGTTGCGGCAGGTTTTAAAGAACTTGGATATCCAGCAAGACCCGTCACGTTAAAAGGAAAGCAGGCTGCAGCCGCTCTTGGACAAAGTTTACTTATTAAATCTTATATCGAGGAATTCAATCAGCGAAACATTTCAGTCGCTCAAATTCTTTTAACACGCCCCGATTTCTCGAATCAAGAACGATACAAAAATGCGTTTGATACGCTTTCTGAATTGCTGGCAAGAGGGGTCATGCCGATTATTAATGAAAATGATACGGTTTCAACGGAAGAGTTAAAGTTTGGTGATAACGATATGCTTTCAGCTCTTGTAAGTGGACTTATTCATGCAAATGAGTTGATCATTTTGACGGATGTGAACGGTATATATGATTCCAACCCTGCGACAAATCCTGATGCGATCAAGTTTCATTCTATCACTGAAATTAGCGACAAGATGATTGGGCAAGCAGGGGGAGCTGGTTCGAGTGCTGGAACTGGGGGCATGAAATCAAAGCTAATCGCAGCAAAGACAGCTGTAAACCTGAGCGTTCGAGTTTTTATTGGTCATGAAACAGGCAGCGAAAAGTTACTTCGAATTCTCTCTGGTGTCGGAGATGGAACTTATATCAGTCGAGAGAAAGCAACATCTTTCCCGATTAAAAAACAATGGATTGCGATGCACTCTCACGTATCAGGTCAGCTTTATATTGATGAGGGTGCAGAAAAAGCGATTGTTTTAAATGGCAAGAGCTTGCTTTATGGCGGAATCAAGCAAGTAGTTGGCTCTTTTGAGGTTGGAGATGTTGTGGAAGTACTCGGAAAGAATGGAAAACTAGGAAAAGGACAGGTTCGATATTCATCTGCTTTCTTGGAGAACGTGATTCAAGATCACGAGAATGAGAGCTCCACAGTTGAAGTCATTCATAGAGATCAATGGGTGTCAGAGATGATGAGGTCATAA
- a CDS encoding ribonucleotide-diphosphate reductase subunit beta, protein MTTIQQRKLYDVSAPNSSTGIINGESSNVLNWDDVRFSWAYPMYKNMLGNFWTPFEINMSNDVKQWEALSEDEQDTFKKIIGLLAFLDSIQTDYSSKVADYLTDSSLSALMQVLSFQEVVHNQSYSYVLSSIVNKNEQDRIFEYWKHDDVLLERNQFIASGYEAFVKNPTPQTFFESIVYDIILEGLFFYAGFAFFYNLARNQKMVSTSTMINYINRDEQLHVTLFVNIVKELFNEHPELNTKENHDFITNTFREAAELEMKWGEYIIGNRFPGITMNELNDYIKFMANNRVNQLGIERPFEGHRENPMRWIKAYADVNAGKSDFFEQKSRQYTKVSDDNGFDDL, encoded by the coding sequence TTGACTACGATTCAACAAAGAAAGCTATACGATGTCTCCGCACCGAATAGCTCGACTGGAATTATCAATGGGGAAAGCTCAAACGTTTTAAATTGGGATGATGTCCGTTTTAGCTGGGCATATCCTATGTACAAAAATATGCTAGGAAACTTTTGGACTCCGTTTGAAATTAATATGTCGAACGACGTGAAGCAATGGGAAGCATTAAGCGAAGATGAGCAAGATACGTTTAAGAAAATTATTGGCCTTCTTGCCTTCCTAGATTCGATTCAAACTGATTATTCAAGTAAGGTTGCGGATTATTTAACAGATTCAAGCCTTTCTGCGCTCATGCAGGTGCTTTCGTTCCAGGAAGTTGTACATAATCAGTCATATAGCTATGTACTTTCTTCCATTGTAAATAAAAATGAGCAAGACCGCATTTTTGAATATTGGAAGCATGATGACGTGCTCTTAGAACGAAACCAATTTATTGCTTCTGGTTATGAAGCATTTGTTAAAAATCCAACACCACAAACGTTTTTTGAATCGATTGTTTATGACATTATTCTTGAAGGACTTTTCTTCTACGCCGGGTTCGCTTTCTTTTATAACCTTGCTCGAAATCAAAAGATGGTGTCTACCTCAACAATGATTAACTATATTAATCGCGATGAGCAGCTGCATGTGACGTTGTTCGTTAATATAGTGAAAGAATTGTTCAATGAGCATCCTGAACTGAATACGAAAGAAAATCATGATTTCATCACGAATACATTTCGTGAAGCTGCTGAGCTTGAGATGAAATGGGGAGAATACATTATTGGTAATCGTTTCCCTGGAATTACAATGAACGAACTCAATGACTACATTAAATTTATGGCAAACAATCGCGTGAATCAGCTTGGTATCGAACGCCCATTTGAAGGTCACCGAGAGAACCCTATGCGGTGGATCAAAGCCTACGCGGATGTGAACGCTGGGAAAAGTGATTTCTTTGAACAGAAATCACGTCAGTATACAAAAGTGTCTGATGATAATGGGTTTGATGATTTATAA
- the mngB gene encoding mannosylglycerate hydrolase gives MTKNVHIVPHMHWDREWYFSTEESRILLVNNMEEILTRLENDPDYPYYVLDGQTAILEDFFEIRPDQRERVKKLVQAGKLIIGPWYTQTDEMVVGGESIVRNLYYGMKDSAEFGEPMKIGYLPDSFGQSAQMPQILNGFDIKYSIFWRGTSENHGTDKTEFYWTAPGESKVLVQLMPLGYAIGKYLPEEEAALQKRMDKYFTVLDRGATGEDVLLPNGHDQMPIQQNIYEVISVLKKLYPDREFFLSRYEDLLEKIEKNEGLDEIYGEFLHGKYQRVHRSIYSTRADIKAANTRIENKLTNHLEPLASLAYKLGFEYHHGLIEPIWKEIMKNHAHDSIGCCCSDKVHAEIMARFKNAEERADRLIDFYKRKITDHINTDRKEDRLVFFNLLPEAREDVITTTVTTKFSSFTLMDDRGEELEYQILSTEMIDPGLIDRQIVHYGNYDPFVEFTIEVKTQLPGIGYHTYYVVETNDYQLALPRENHRSVETVAYSIQFEQNGTLSLTDKQTGQTHEGVLGLENVGDDGDEYDFSPLEGEKPRFSVDEIKDAQISLQSTQQTHRATITYQWTLPADLEARKQNGKRSATVDFHIELTIPIKGNVIEVSCNVINNVKDHRIRVLLPTQIASSFSFADQQFGTIERKVIDDGMAVWEKEGWDERPDAIYPFLSYVGLEDEKKTAVVMTNSVREYEIIGERFDTIALTLFRSVGVLGKEELVRRPGRPSGIKLPTPDSQMLGEYQFEFGFAYVKGNRDEAKVAQLAKRYVSPFISYNKIPHNAMKLNQEDIQVPSVFTLFSFEESNLVMSTLKKAELDEGLLIRYYNPTAREEKVQLEHEAIQQVNEVNLNEVKTNVSPIEASVELSPSQVRSFLIQ, from the coding sequence ATGACAAAAAACGTCCACATCGTTCCTCACATGCACTGGGATCGAGAATGGTATTTTTCAACAGAAGAATCACGTATATTACTTGTGAATAATATGGAAGAAATATTAACAAGATTAGAAAATGATCCTGATTATCCTTATTATGTACTAGATGGACAGACAGCGATCTTAGAGGATTTCTTTGAGATTCGTCCGGACCAAAGAGAACGCGTGAAGAAACTTGTTCAAGCAGGTAAGTTGATTATTGGCCCGTGGTACACTCAGACGGACGAGATGGTGGTTGGGGGAGAGTCCATTGTACGAAATCTTTATTACGGTATGAAAGATAGCGCAGAATTTGGTGAGCCAATGAAAATTGGCTATCTCCCTGATTCTTTTGGACAATCTGCTCAGATGCCGCAAATTCTAAATGGGTTTGATATTAAATATTCGATTTTCTGGAGAGGAACTTCTGAGAATCACGGTACGGATAAAACCGAATTTTATTGGACTGCTCCTGGGGAGTCAAAAGTTCTTGTACAACTTATGCCGCTCGGTTATGCCATTGGGAAGTATCTACCTGAAGAAGAAGCTGCATTACAAAAAAGAATGGATAAATACTTTACTGTGCTCGATCGAGGCGCTACAGGCGAAGATGTGCTCCTTCCAAATGGACATGACCAGATGCCTATCCAGCAAAACATATATGAAGTAATCTCGGTATTGAAAAAACTTTATCCAGATAGAGAGTTTTTCTTAAGCAGGTACGAGGACTTACTCGAAAAAATCGAAAAAAATGAAGGTCTTGATGAGATTTACGGAGAGTTTCTTCACGGTAAATACCAGCGCGTCCACCGGAGCATTTATTCGACGCGTGCGGATATTAAAGCGGCCAATACACGCATCGAGAATAAACTTACGAATCATCTAGAACCTTTAGCATCACTCGCCTACAAACTAGGATTTGAGTATCATCACGGTTTAATTGAGCCGATATGGAAAGAAATTATGAAAAACCATGCACATGATAGTATCGGATGCTGCTGCTCTGATAAAGTTCATGCGGAGATTATGGCGCGTTTCAAGAATGCTGAAGAACGTGCTGATCGCTTGATTGATTTCTACAAACGGAAAATTACAGACCACATAAATACAGATCGGAAAGAGGATCGTCTTGTTTTCTTTAATCTTCTTCCTGAAGCGCGTGAGGATGTGATAACTACGACAGTAACAACAAAATTTAGTTCGTTTACACTCATGGATGATCGTGGAGAAGAACTTGAATACCAGATTCTTTCTACAGAAATGATTGATCCCGGTTTAATTGACCGTCAAATCGTACATTACGGGAACTATGATCCGTTTGTAGAATTTACAATTGAAGTGAAAACCCAACTTCCTGGTATCGGATATCACACTTACTATGTAGTTGAAACAAACGATTATCAGCTAGCACTTCCAAGAGAAAACCATCGCTCCGTTGAAACGGTTGCTTACTCGATTCAGTTTGAGCAAAACGGTACGTTATCACTAACTGATAAACAGACTGGTCAAACTCATGAAGGCGTTCTTGGACTTGAGAATGTTGGAGATGATGGAGATGAATATGATTTCTCGCCATTAGAAGGTGAAAAACCTCGCTTTAGTGTCGATGAAATAAAAGATGCTCAAATAAGCTTACAGTCAACCCAACAGACTCATCGTGCTACTATAACTTATCAATGGACTTTACCAGCAGATCTTGAAGCGAGGAAGCAGAATGGTAAACGTTCTGCTACAGTTGATTTTCACATTGAGCTTACAATTCCAATCAAAGGTAACGTGATAGAGGTTTCCTGTAATGTGATTAATAATGTGAAGGATCACCGAATTCGCGTCTTACTTCCAACACAGATTGCTAGCTCATTTTCCTTTGCAGATCAACAGTTCGGAACGATTGAACGAAAAGTCATTGATGATGGAATGGCCGTTTGGGAAAAAGAAGGTTGGGATGAGCGACCGGATGCGATTTATCCTTTCCTTAGTTATGTGGGACTAGAAGATGAGAAAAAAACAGCCGTGGTCATGACAAACAGCGTGAGAGAATATGAGATTATTGGAGAGCGTTTTGATACAATTGCGCTCACGCTCTTTAGAAGCGTTGGTGTTCTTGGTAAGGAAGAGCTTGTTCGACGTCCAGGGCGTCCATCAGGAATTAAATTACCGACCCCGGACTCCCAAATGCTCGGCGAGTACCAATTTGAATTTGGATTCGCTTATGTAAAAGGCAATCGAGATGAGGCAAAAGTAGCTCAGCTAGCAAAACGGTATGTGAGTCCTTTCATTTCATATAATAAAATTCCTCATAATGCGATGAAACTGAATCAAGAAGATATTCAAGTCCCATCTGTCTTTACTCTCTTCTCATTTGAAGAATCGAATTTGGTCATGAGTACATTGAAGAAAGCAGAGTTGGATGAAGGGCTATTGATTCGCTATTATAACCCAACAGCTCGTGAGGAAAAGGTACAGTTAGAGCATGAAGCTATTCAGCAAGTGAATGAAGTGAATTTAAATGAAGTGAAAACGAATGTTTCTCCAATTGAAGCATCTGTCGAACTGTCACCAAGCCAGGTGAGAAGCTTCTTAATTCAATAG
- a CDS encoding MurR/RpiR family transcriptional regulator has product MLSLADRYRKFEFQLTDLEDQIIQYILQNRSDVVNMSVQHLAQQTHTVPNSVMRLMKKLEYEGFTQLKLRLKDEMATKETKSPSFQYEMERTMELTDKRLIQLASEWIHHSQRLLVFGAGAHSYISELIVMNIKPFHKDVTFSEHRHENMASLQRFTKKDVVILLSQSGETEQTLDLGKYAKNQGARIIGMSHIGESSLTELADLMLYCYAPKEETKGYNTTNFVPMAMIARLLVESYRKLCV; this is encoded by the coding sequence ATGTTATCTTTAGCAGATCGATATCGTAAATTTGAATTCCAATTAACGGATCTCGAAGATCAAATTATTCAATACATTCTCCAAAATCGATCGGATGTTGTCAACATGTCAGTGCAACATCTTGCCCAGCAAACTCATACAGTACCGAATTCTGTTATGAGACTTATGAAGAAATTGGAGTATGAAGGATTTACGCAATTGAAACTTAGATTGAAAGATGAAATGGCCACGAAAGAAACAAAAAGTCCGTCTTTTCAATATGAAATGGAACGAACGATGGAATTAACAGATAAGCGATTGATTCAATTGGCTAGTGAGTGGATTCATCATTCTCAACGTCTCCTAGTGTTTGGGGCGGGAGCACATTCTTATATAAGTGAATTAATTGTGATGAACATTAAGCCATTTCATAAAGATGTTACTTTTTCTGAACACCGTCATGAGAATATGGCATCCTTACAACGTTTTACTAAGAAAGACGTTGTCATTCTGCTAAGTCAATCAGGAGAAACAGAGCAAACTCTTGATCTTGGGAAATATGCGAAAAATCAAGGAGCTAGAATCATTGGAATGAGTCATATTGGCGAAAGTAGCTTAACTGAGCTAGCTGATTTAATGCTATATTGTTACGCTCCAAAAGAAGAGACAAAAGGCTATAACACTACAAATTTCGTTCCTATGGCCATGATTGCTCGGTTATTAGTTGAATCTTACCGTAAGCTCTGTGTATAA
- a CDS encoding ribonucleoside-diphosphate reductase subunit alpha — MTVTKMIEEVRTLLDEYPLLASESFIEKTIDGISEESTQEEVGNILVLNALERISATEPDWTYVAAAFHLRSLYRKSLSHRSEKEVYGGGSFYRLLQQLTDEGIYNKALLQSYSKNEVEHVAKLIEPSRDRLFTYIGLRTLADRYLATDHDKNVYELPQERFLVIAMTLMVNEPKDKRLNLIEEAYWALSNLYMTVATPTLSNAGKSYGQLSSCFIDTVDDSLRGIYDSNTDVATVSKNGGGIGAYLGKIRSRGSDIKGFKGNSSGVLPWMKQLNNTAVSVDQLGQRQGAVAVYLDVWHKDVFEFLDAKLNNGDERMRTHDLFTGLCIPDIFMEAVEDRGDWYLFDPHEVRQVMGFSLEDAYDKEKGSGEFRMKYRKCVNHPELSRKTVPAIEIMKRVMKSQLETGTPYMFYRDTVNRANPNKHAGMIYASNLCTEIMQNMSATTVEEEFTKDGKIIITKTPGDYVVCNLSSINLGRAVTANALERLIPIQVRMLDNVIDINTIEVPQAQLTNEKYRSIGLGTFGWHHLLAKKEIVWESHEAADYADELYETINYLTIQASHELAVEKGSYSLFEGSDWQNGEYFNQRGYVSEKWQSLKERVQTNGVRNAYLLAVAPNSSTSLIAGSTASIDPIFQKEYSEEKKNYKIPVTAPDLSPETTWYYKSAYHIDQLWSIEQNAARQRHVDQSISFNIYVQSTVKAKDLLNIHITAWRKGLKTTYYTRSTSVDIDDCESCAS, encoded by the coding sequence ATGACAGTAACAAAAATGATAGAGGAAGTAAGAACGCTCCTAGATGAGTACCCGTTACTTGCTAGTGAGAGTTTTATTGAAAAAACAATTGATGGTATTTCAGAAGAATCAACGCAAGAAGAGGTTGGTAACATTCTAGTTTTAAATGCCCTTGAACGAATTAGCGCAACAGAACCTGACTGGACTTATGTGGCAGCAGCTTTTCATCTTCGTTCGCTCTATCGTAAGTCTCTTTCACATCGTTCTGAGAAAGAGGTATATGGTGGGGGAAGCTTCTATCGCCTTCTACAACAGCTGACAGATGAAGGGATTTATAACAAGGCACTCCTTCAGTCTTATTCCAAGAATGAAGTAGAGCATGTTGCTAAATTAATCGAGCCATCAAGAGATCGTTTGTTTACATACATCGGACTACGAACGCTCGCAGACCGCTATCTAGCTACAGATCATGATAAGAATGTGTATGAATTACCTCAAGAGCGCTTTCTAGTCATTGCTATGACACTCATGGTAAATGAACCAAAAGATAAGAGGTTAAATCTGATTGAAGAAGCGTATTGGGCGCTATCTAATTTATATATGACAGTAGCAACTCCTACTCTTTCAAATGCAGGGAAAAGCTATGGACAGCTAAGCTCATGCTTTATCGATACGGTGGATGACAGTCTTAGAGGAATCTATGACAGCAATACAGATGTAGCGACCGTTTCGAAAAATGGTGGAGGAATTGGAGCATATCTCGGGAAAATTCGTTCTCGTGGGAGTGATATTAAAGGATTTAAAGGAAATTCATCTGGGGTTTTACCATGGATGAAGCAGTTAAACAATACAGCTGTGAGCGTAGACCAGCTAGGACAGCGTCAAGGTGCTGTTGCTGTATATCTTGATGTCTGGCATAAAGACGTTTTCGAATTTCTTGATGCCAAGCTTAATAACGGAGACGAAAGAATGAGGACACACGATCTTTTCACGGGTCTTTGTATTCCAGATATCTTTATGGAAGCAGTGGAAGACCGTGGAGACTGGTATTTATTTGATCCGCATGAAGTCCGTCAGGTGATGGGGTTCTCTCTTGAAGATGCTTATGACAAAGAAAAAGGATCAGGAGAGTTTCGTATGAAATATAGGAAATGTGTGAACCATCCTGAACTTTCAAGAAAAACCGTGCCGGCGATTGAGATTATGAAGCGAGTTATGAAATCACAATTGGAAACTGGGACGCCTTATATGTTCTATCGAGATACGGTGAATCGAGCGAATCCGAATAAGCATGCTGGTATGATCTATGCTTCCAATCTTTGTACGGAAATTATGCAAAATATGAGTGCAACGACCGTTGAAGAGGAATTCACGAAAGACGGTAAGATTATCATTACGAAAACGCCTGGTGACTATGTCGTTTGTAATCTATCAAGTATTAATCTTGGGCGTGCGGTTACAGCTAATGCACTAGAGCGATTAATTCCAATTCAGGTAAGAATGCTGGATAACGTGATCGATATTAATACGATCGAAGTGCCTCAAGCCCAGTTAACGAATGAGAAGTATAGAAGCATTGGTCTTGGAACGTTTGGTTGGCATCACCTCCTTGCGAAAAAAGAGATTGTCTGGGAAAGTCATGAAGCGGCAGACTATGCGGACGAACTATATGAAACAATCAATTATTTAACGATACAGGCAAGTCATGAGCTTGCCGTTGAAAAAGGAAGCTACTCTCTCTTTGAAGGCTCTGATTGGCAAAATGGGGAGTACTTTAATCAACGAGGTTACGTTAGTGAAAAATGGCAGTCCCTTAAGGAAAGGGTCCAAACGAATGGTGTCAGAAACGCCTATCTTTTAGCGGTTGCCCCTAACAGTTCAACAAGTTTAATAGCCGGATCAACAGCATCAATCGATCCGATTTTTCAAAAAGAATACTCTGAGGAAAAGAAGAACTATAAAATTCCTGTTACAGCGCCTGATCTTTCACCTGAAACGACCTGGTATTACAAATCGGCTTATCACATTGATCAGCTTTGGAGTATTGAGCAGAATGCAGCCAGACAGCGTCATGTGGACCAATCAATATCGTTTAATATCTATGTGCAAAGTACTGTAAAAGCGAAAGACTTACTGAACATTCATATAACAGCCTGGAGAAAAGGTTTGAAAACAACCTACTATACACGAAGTACATCTGTAGATATTGACGACTGTGAAAGCTGCGCAAGCTAA